A part of Miscanthus floridulus cultivar M001 chromosome 6, ASM1932011v1, whole genome shotgun sequence genomic DNA contains:
- the LOC136457901 gene encoding putrescine hydroxycinnamoyltransferase 1-like codes for MDSAVQVLESSFVSPSEPTPMKGLWLSSLDLEQATRGHVPTFYLYSSNDVATADFFNVARLKESMAKALVAFYPLAGRLGIDNDGRMEINWNGEGALFVVARANLTVDDIKELKPSPELRKLVVPCVEPASVVLAVQVTFLKCGGVALGTAIHHVSVDALSAFHFIQTWSAFAKHGNGAVVELPCHDRTLLCPRSPPTVHPDALLTFCPKVIFSDPLGPVVVKVFTISRDQVASLKHHCSGTSTFCAVSALLWQCACIARRLPLDSKARLTFPANVRRKVRPPLPDRYFGNALFKLGVTGAVRDIATEALGSVASRIKGAVDRMDDELVRSAIDYFETAEIDTTRPLRGTLPQTHLQIVSWLGMPAYDADFGWGKPQVMSRAESIRGGVVFIMNNEGKGTADDGGVRVLVCLEAANMMELERLLYAKL; via the exons ATGGATTCCGCGGTGCAAGTTCTAGAGTCGTCATTTGTGTCACCGAGCGAGCCGACACCGATGAAGGGGCTCTGGCTCTCTTCCCTGGACCTGGAGCAGGCCACCAGAGGCCACGTCCCAACATTCTACTTATACAGCTCCAACGATGTTGCCACGGCTGATTTTTTCAACGTGGCCAGGCTCAAGGAATCCATGGCCAAGGCCTTGGTAGCTTTCTACCCCCTTGCTGGCCGCCTTGGCATCGACAACGACGGCAGGATGGAGATCAACTGGAACGGCGAGGGCGCACTCTTTGTTGTCGCTCGCGCTAATCTCACTGTCGATGACATCAAGGAGTTGAAGCCATCGCCGGAGCTGAGGAAGCTGGTTGTTCCATGCGTTGAGCCAGCATCCGTCGTGTTGGCCGTACAG GTGACTTTCTTGAAGTGTGGAGGAGTGGCCTTAGGGACAGCTATCCACCATGTCTCCGTGGACGCCTTAAGCGCGTTCCACTTCATCCAAACATGGTCAGCCTTCGCCAAGCATGGCAATGGCGCTGTCGTGGAGCTCCCGTGCCATGACCGCACCCTCCTCTGCCCACGATCCCCACCCACCGTCCACCCTGACGCCCTCCTGACCTTCTGCCCTAAGGTCATCTTCTCCGACCCGTTGGGACCTGTTGTCGTCAAAGTCTTCACCATTTCCAGGGACCAGGTCGCCTCCCTCAAGCACCACTGCAGCGGGACGAGCACCTTCTGTGCCGTGAGCGCTCTCTTGTGGCAGTGCGCGTGCATCGCACGCCGGCTTCCGCTAGACTCCAAAGCACGCCTCACCTTCCCGGCCAACGTCCGGCGCAAGGTGAGGCCGCCCCTCCCGGACCGCTACTTCGGCAACGCGCTGTTCAAGCTCGGCGTGACCGGCGCGGTGAGGGATATCGCGACGGAGGCGCTGGGATCCGTCGCGAGCCGCATCAAGGGCGCCGTTGATCGGATGGACGACGAGCTGGTGCGGTCCGCGATCGACTACTTTGAGACGGCCGAGATTGACACCACCCGACCTTTGAGGGGCACCTTGCCGCAGACGCACCTGCAGATTGTCAGCTGGCTCGGCATGCCAGCGTACGATGCGGATTTCGGGTGGGGGAAGCCGCAGGTGATGTCGCGGGCGGAGTCCATCCGTGGCGGGGTTGTGTTCATCATGAACAACGAGGGGAAGGGGACAGCAGACGACGGTGGCGTCCGCGTGCTCGTTTGCTTGGAGGCTGCAAATATGATGGAGCTAGAACGGCTGCTTTATGCAAAGCTCTAG